One Lachnospiraceae bacterium C1.1 genomic region harbors:
- the rimO gene encoding 30S ribosomal protein S12 methylthiotransferase RimO codes for MKILFISLGCDKNLVDSEQMIALLAEKGYEFTDNDMEADIIVINSCAFIKDAKEESINAIIDAGALKENGKLKCLVVAGCLAERYTEDIKRELPEVDVIIGTTAFDKIVDAVDKALAGKEEVLVEKESIDKLTYVAGKRTVTTPGNYEFLKIAEGCNKRCTYCAIPGIRGNYRSVPMEKLVSDAEALAERGVKELVIVAQETTVYGIDIYGKKMLPELLRKLCRIDGFEWIRILYCYPEEINDELIEVMKTEPKICNYLDLPIQHASDKILKAMGRRTSNAELVELVTKLRKEIPDIVLRTTLITGFPGETEADHSEMLEFVEKMKFDRLGVFTYSPEENTPAEKFPDQLDEDTKEKRRNEIMELQQDISYKKTHEMIGRSLDCMIEGKIPEEHVYVGRTYRDTPGVDGMIFVDENGAGDLMTGDFIKVKVTAADEYDLIGERE; via the coding sequence ATGAAAATACTTTTTATATCGCTTGGATGCGACAAGAACCTCGTTGACTCTGAGCAAATGATAGCCCTTCTTGCAGAGAAGGGCTATGAATTTACTGACAATGATATGGAGGCCGATATTATTGTCATAAATTCATGCGCATTTATTAAAGATGCAAAGGAAGAGAGTATCAATGCCATCATTGATGCCGGCGCACTTAAGGAAAACGGGAAGCTTAAATGCCTGGTTGTTGCAGGATGTCTGGCTGAAAGATATACAGAGGACATTAAAAGAGAACTTCCGGAAGTAGACGTTATCATTGGTACGACTGCTTTTGATAAGATTGTTGATGCGGTCGACAAGGCACTTGCCGGTAAGGAAGAAGTTCTCGTAGAGAAAGAAAGCATTGACAAGCTTACCTATGTCGCAGGAAAAAGAACTGTGACGACTCCGGGAAACTATGAGTTCTTAAAGATTGCCGAGGGCTGTAATAAAAGATGTACCTATTGTGCAATTCCCGGTATCAGAGGAAATTACAGAAGTGTTCCGATGGAGAAGCTTGTATCTGACGCAGAGGCATTGGCTGAGCGTGGCGTAAAGGAGCTTGTTATCGTTGCGCAGGAAACAACAGTCTACGGCATAGATATCTATGGAAAGAAAATGCTTCCGGAGCTTTTGAGAAAACTTTGCAGAATAGATGGTTTTGAATGGATACGAATTCTTTACTGTTATCCCGAAGAAATAAATGATGAGCTTATCGAGGTTATGAAGACTGAGCCGAAGATATGCAATTATTTAGACCTGCCGATCCAGCATGCGTCAGATAAAATTCTTAAGGCGATGGGTCGCAGGACTTCAAATGCTGAACTTGTAGAACTTGTGACAAAGCTCAGAAAAGAGATTCCTGATATAGTTCTCAGGACAACTCTTATAACAGGCTTCCCGGGAGAAACAGAAGCAGATCATTCAGAAATGCTTGAGTTCGTTGAAAAAATGAAATTCGACAGACTGGGTGTATTTACATATTCACCGGAAGAAAATACGCCGGCGGAGAAATTCCCGGATCAGCTGGATGAAGATACAAAAGAAAAAAGACGTAATGAGATCATGGAGCTCCAGCAGGATATTTCATATAAAAAAACACATGAGATGATAGGAAGAAGCCTGGACTGCATGATAGAAGGTAAGATACCTGAAGAACATGTATATGTCGGCAGAACTTACAGAGATACGCCGGGTGTGGACGGCATGATATTTGTCGATGAAAATGGCGCAGGAGACCTTATGACAGGAGATTTTATAAAGGTAAAGGTAACTGCTGCCGATGAATACGACTTGATCGGAGAAAGAGAGTAG
- a CDS encoding sugar ABC transporter substrate-binding protein, producing the protein MKVKSKPAIIIALSMIVLLIMGFLLGSRIADSAIDRPVVFGATYMTMNNPYFSSLNESIREVVESHGDVLLTRDPAQDQERQNREIHEMIDEGMTVLFANAADSDKISSALEECKERGVAVFVVDTEVKDTTNVISTIQSDQFEAGRLVAKDMKKRCPEGARIVALYHETIQSTEDRLLGFEAEIKNDDRYKIVMKIGNTSEIEVANREMNLLLKNFRDFDVVFGNNDPSALGALAALDRYNMIDKGIMVYGIDGSPDAKRMILDGKMQGTAAQYPILMGKTAAETAYAYLNGENVQKNIYIKVSMMNSENLNENNARGWQ; encoded by the coding sequence ATGAAAGTTAAATCAAAACCTGCGATCATAATAGCTTTATCAATGATAGTTCTTCTGATAATGGGATTTCTGCTGGGAAGCCGGATTGCGGATTCTGCAATAGACAGGCCGGTGGTTTTCGGCGCAACATATATGACTATGAATAATCCATACTTCTCTTCATTGAATGAAAGCATACGTGAAGTTGTGGAATCGCATGGAGATGTACTTCTGACCAGAGATCCGGCTCAGGATCAGGAGAGGCAGAACCGTGAGATACATGAGATGATAGACGAGGGAATGACCGTTCTTTTCGCAAATGCAGCGGATTCTGATAAAATATCATCGGCACTGGAGGAATGTAAAGAAAGAGGAGTAGCTGTTTTTGTTGTGGATACAGAGGTTAAGGATACCACGAATGTCATTTCAACAATACAGTCAGACCAGTTTGAAGCGGGAAGACTTGTGGCAAAGGATATGAAGAAGAGGTGCCCGGAGGGAGCCAGGATCGTAGCTCTTTACCACGAAACGATACAGTCGACAGAGGACAGGCTTTTAGGATTTGAAGCTGAGATCAAGAATGACGACAGGTATAAGATCGTCATGAAAATAGGAAACACCTCGGAAATTGAGGTGGCAAACAGGGAAATGAACCTTTTGCTGAAAAATTTCAGGGATTTTGATGTCGTTTTTGGAAATAATGACCCTTCGGCACTGGGAGCACTTGCAGCCCTCGACAGATACAATATGATAGATAAGGGGATCATGGTATATGGAATAGATGGTTCACCTGATGCAAAACGCATGATCTTGGACGGAAAGATGCAGGGAACGGCGGCACAGTATCCTATTTTAATGGGAAAGACGGCCGCGGAGACGGCTTATGCTTATCTGAACGGAGAAAATGTTCAAAAGAACATATATATAAAAGTTTCCATGATGAACAGTGAGAATCTGAATGAAAACAATGCGAGAGGGTGGCAGTAA
- the infC gene encoding translation initiation factor IF-3 — protein sequence MNEQIRDREVRLIGEDGEQLGVMPVREALEKAREAELDLVKIAPNAKPPVCKIVDYGKYKYEQARREKDARKKQRIIDVKEIRLSPNIDTNDLNTKANAARKFLSKGDRVKVTLRFRGREMAHMSASKHILDDFAESLADVAVVEKSAKVEGRTMTIQLAEKK from the coding sequence ATCAATGAGCAGATCAGAGACAGAGAAGTCAGACTGATTGGAGAAGATGGTGAACAGCTTGGTGTAATGCCGGTAAGAGAGGCGCTTGAGAAAGCAAGAGAAGCAGAGCTTGATCTTGTAAAGATCGCTCCTAATGCAAAGCCGCCTGTATGCAAGATAGTTGATTACGGTAAGTACAAATATGAACAGGCTCGCCGTGAGAAGGATGCAAGGAAAAAGCAGAGAATCATCGATGTCAAGGAAATCCGACTTTCACCTAATATTGACACGAATGATCTGAATACTAAAGCTAACGCTGCAAGAAAATTCCTTTCAAAGGGCGACAGAGTCAAGGTTACATTACGATTCAGAGGACGTGAGATGGCACATATGAGCGCCAGCAAACATATTCTGGACGATTTTGCAGAAAGCCTGGCTGATGTAGCAGTTGTAGAGAAGTCTGCAAAGGTTGAAGGCAGAACTATGACTATTCAGCTGGCAGAGAAAAAGTAA
- the gmk gene encoding guanylate kinase, producing the protein MESKGILVVVSGFAGAGKGTLMKKLLSNYDNYALSVSATSRQPRPGEEEGVSYFYKTKEEFEGMIEKGELLEHACYVGNYYGTPKKFVEEKLDAGKDVVLEIEIQGAMQIKKKFPEALLLFVMPPSAEILKNRLVGRGTETAEVIDKRMKRAAEESEGIENYDFIVINDDIEKCTESMHNIIQAAKFMPLRQKNFIEEIQRELKEI; encoded by the coding sequence TTGGAATCTAAAGGTATACTTGTCGTTGTTTCAGGCTTTGCCGGGGCAGGCAAGGGAACACTGATGAAAAAGCTTTTGTCGAATTACGATAACTATGCTTTATCAGTATCGGCAACCTCCCGTCAGCCGAGACCCGGTGAAGAGGAAGGCGTAAGTTATTTTTATAAAACAAAGGAAGAATTTGAAGGCATGATCGAAAAAGGAGAACTTTTAGAGCATGCCTGCTATGTTGGAAACTATTACGGAACACCTAAAAAATTCGTTGAAGAGAAACTTGATGCCGGTAAAGACGTTGTTCTTGAAATAGAGATCCAGGGTGCGATGCAGATAAAGAAAAAGTTTCCGGAGGCACTTCTTCTTTTTGTTATGCCGCCGAGTGCAGAGATTCTTAAAAACAGACTTGTCGGTCGCGGTACCGAGACGGCTGAAGTTATCGATAAGCGCATGAAACGTGCTGCAGAAGAATCCGAAGGCATAGAAAATTATGACTTTATAGTTATAAATGACGATATTGAAAAATGCACGGAATCTATGCATAATATAATACAGGCAGCAAAGTTCATGCCTTTAAGACAGAAAAATTTCATTGAGGAAATTCAGAGAGAACTTAAGGAAATCTGA
- a CDS encoding sensor histidine kinase, which translates to MGAGKIPEKLNIMMAIMFFLLSVGAVFYAAFFRISLQRIVIHHNARAFLNDIGEVPHNLNFALIMVSVCSCALGASWIIRNLSMSRRTHFLLLTLDFFICLYITSLLDFNYNGIFLWAFANILIYTKHYGHWYLMTGFGVVVYLVTGVSAVRMYKKIWQIGNFIETYPDEMQGALTTLFAVINAASIILFFIFCIMLIAHKQETIDNINELYVKLSVANTRLKDANARYEDLMAENAKMAKVVERNRIAREVHDTIGHTLTGIAAGLDACVALSSDAPDSLKKQLKLLSEVSRQGLVDVRKSVSQLRPDNIERQSLLSAIRELIAKTKELTNVEIRFECTIISLSLEEDEENAIYRIVQEGMTNAIRHGMATKIKIEMQRYDEGIHILISDNGKGCSGIEEGFGLRHMRERVQMLGGSIEFRSNEGFEIETDIPIRTGGKV; encoded by the coding sequence ATGGGAGCAGGTAAAATACCTGAAAAACTGAATATAATGATGGCGATCATGTTTTTTCTCCTTTCTGTCGGAGCTGTTTTTTATGCAGCTTTTTTCAGGATCAGCCTTCAGAGGATTGTTATCCATCATAATGCCAGGGCTTTTTTGAATGATATCGGGGAAGTTCCGCATAATCTGAACTTTGCGCTGATCATGGTCAGTGTATGTTCCTGCGCGTTGGGAGCTTCATGGATCATCAGGAATCTGTCGATGAGCAGAAGGACGCATTTCCTGCTTTTAACTCTTGATTTTTTTATATGTCTTTATATAACTTCGCTGTTGGATTTTAATTATAACGGTATTTTTTTGTGGGCGTTTGCCAATATTCTTATTTATACAAAACACTACGGACACTGGTATCTGATGACAGGATTTGGTGTGGTGGTTTATCTGGTCACCGGTGTATCGGCGGTCAGGATGTATAAAAAAATCTGGCAGATAGGAAATTTTATCGAAACGTATCCTGATGAGATGCAGGGGGCATTGACGACTCTTTTTGCGGTCATTAATGCGGCATCGATCATCCTTTTCTTTATTTTTTGTATAATGCTCATAGCTCATAAACAGGAAACCATTGACAATATAAATGAGCTTTATGTAAAGCTTAGCGTAGCAAATACGAGGCTTAAAGATGCGAATGCCAGATATGAAGATCTGATGGCTGAGAATGCCAAAATGGCTAAAGTTGTTGAGAGAAACAGGATCGCAAGAGAGGTTCATGATACGATAGGTCATACACTTACGGGAATTGCGGCGGGGCTTGATGCCTGTGTGGCACTTTCATCTGATGCACCTGACAGTTTGAAAAAACAGCTGAAGCTTTTATCAGAAGTGAGCAGACAGGGACTTGTGGATGTAAGAAAATCCGTGAGTCAGTTAAGACCTGATAATATCGAAAGACAGAGTCTTTTAAGTGCTATAAGGGAGCTTATAGCGAAGACAAAAGAACTTACAAATGTTGAGATCCGTTTCGAATGTACTATAATCAGCCTCAGTTTGGAGGAGGATGAGGAAAATGCTATATACCGCATAGTCCAGGAAGGGATGACCAATGCGATAAGGCATGGGATGGCGACAAAGATCAAAATCGAAATGCAGAGATATGATGAAGGAATACATATCCTGATATCTGATAATGGAAAGGGATGCAGCGGAATAGAAGAGGGATTCGGACTCAGACATATGAGGGAGAGAGTCCAGATGCTTGGTGGAAGTATAGAATTCAGGAGTAATGAAGGATTTGAAATTGAAACTGATATACCTATAAGAACCGGAGGGAAAGTATGA
- a CDS encoding YicC/YloC family endoribonuclease, with the protein MIKSMTGFGRAEIIENDRRYTVEVKTVNHRYLEANIKIPKALSLFESSIRGILKEYLERGKVDMFITFEDNSVSTARVKYNSSIAHEYAEHLKEMSREFGLDNDMRISSLARFPDVFTMEDGKIDEDILWQGLEKTVRQALTQVVETRTEEGKNLQKDIVGKLDDMLKDVEYIEKRAPGVVAEYREKLRAKVQDMLKDAEVDEARIVTEVTIFADKICVDEEVVRLRSHIDTMKKTILNGGNIGRKLDFIAQEMNREANTTLSKANDLATSDAAIELKTSIEKIREQIQNIE; encoded by the coding sequence ATGATAAAAAGTATGACAGGCTTCGGCCGTGCCGAAATTATTGAGAATGACAGAAGATATACGGTTGAGGTAAAAACCGTAAACCATCGTTATCTTGAGGCTAATATCAAGATACCAAAGGCACTTTCACTCTTCGAGTCATCTATCCGCGGAATACTTAAAGAGTATCTTGAGCGTGGAAAGGTTGATATGTTCATCACCTTTGAAGATAATTCGGTAAGCACTGCAAGGGTTAAATACAACAGCAGCATAGCACATGAATATGCTGAACATTTGAAGGAAATGAGCCGTGAATTCGGTCTCGACAATGATATGAGAATATCTTCGCTTGCACGTTTTCCTGATGTTTTTACAATGGAAGATGGAAAAATTGATGAGGATATACTCTGGCAGGGACTTGAAAAGACTGTAAGACAGGCTTTGACCCAGGTGGTTGAGACCAGAACAGAGGAAGGAAAAAATCTTCAGAAGGATATCGTGGGCAAACTTGATGATATGCTTAAAGATGTAGAGTATATCGAAAAGAGAGCTCCGGGCGTTGTGGCTGAGTACAGGGAAAAGCTTCGTGCCAAGGTTCAGGATATGCTTAAGGATGCAGAGGTTGATGAGGCAAGGATAGTTACCGAGGTTACTATTTTTGCAGATAAGATCTGTGTAGACGAGGAAGTTGTAAGGCTCAGAAGTCATATCGACACAATGAAGAAGACGATCCTTAACGGCGGTAATATAGGAAGAAAGCTTGACTTTATAGCACAGGAAATGAACCGTGAGGCAAATACCACACTTTCAAAGGCTAATGACCTTGCTACAAGTGATGCTGCGATAGAACTTAAAACATCCATCGAGAAAATAAGGGAGCAGATACAGAATATTGAATAA
- the rpoZ gene encoding DNA-directed RNA polymerase subunit omega encodes MLHPSYADLMEVVNSDAGEGEAPIVSSRYSIVLATSKRARQLSDGATPLLMPNGRKPLSLAVDELWKGKIHILNKDENEE; translated from the coding sequence ATGTTACATCCATCATATGCAGACCTTATGGAAGTTGTAAACTCAGATGCAGGCGAGGGTGAAGCACCTATCGTCAGCAGCCGTTATTCAATAGTGCTTGCAACAAGCAAGAGAGCACGTCAGCTTAGTGACGGTGCAACACCTTTACTTATGCCAAATGGCAGAAAACCCCTTTCACTTGCAGTTGATGAACTTTGGAAGGGAAAGATCCACATTCTTAATAAGGATGAGAACGAAGAATAA
- a CDS encoding response regulator transcription factor: protein MIKVLIADDQQLIRESLKIVLDSVEDIEVIATAGDGDEAFKMAGDKKPDVILMDVRMPKMDGVQCTKKIKEEFPDIKVIILTTFDDDEYVYDALKFGASGYLLKGISTDDLANAIRTVYQGQAMLNPDVAAKVLKFFSMVTQEEKNISVNENFVKDLNENEWKIIEEVAKGKSNKEIAEDLCLSGGTVRNYLSGVLEKLELRDRTQLAIWALQRKSVH, encoded by the coding sequence ATGATAAAGGTTTTGATAGCTGATGATCAGCAGCTGATAAGGGAAAGCTTAAAAATCGTTTTGGACAGTGTCGAAGATATAGAAGTCATCGCAACTGCAGGCGACGGCGATGAAGCATTTAAGATGGCCGGAGATAAAAAGCCGGATGTGATCTTAATGGATGTCAGAATGCCTAAAATGGATGGCGTTCAGTGTACAAAGAAGATCAAGGAAGAATTTCCTGATATAAAAGTTATAATCCTTACGACTTTTGATGATGATGAATATGTTTATGATGCTCTTAAATTCGGTGCCAGCGGATATCTTCTCAAAGGAATAAGCACTGACGATCTTGCAAATGCCATAAGGACCGTTTATCAGGGACAGGCAATGCTGAATCCTGATGTGGCTGCAAAAGTACTTAAGTTTTTCTCGATGGTAACGCAGGAGGAGAAAAACATTTCTGTAAATGAAAACTTTGTAAAAGACCTTAACGAAAATGAATGGAAGATAATAGAAGAGGTGGCAAAGGGGAAAAGCAATAAAGAAATCGCGGAGGATCTATGTCTTTCGGGCGGAACGGTGAGAAATTATCTTTCCGGTGTCCTTGAAAAGCTTGAATTGAGAGACAGAACGCAGCTTGCAATCTGGGCATTACAGAGAAAGTCGGTACATTGA
- a CDS encoding DUF370 domain-containing protein: MNNLINVGFGNIVNAEKIIAIIMSDSAPAKRLMQTSRKEGTAIDATHGRKVQSCLIMEGGRVVLSALTPETLVERFKCKEK, translated from the coding sequence TTGAATAATCTTATAAATGTGGGATTTGGAAATATTGTCAACGCGGAAAAGATCATAGCCATAATTATGAGTGATTCAGCTCCGGCAAAAAGGCTTATGCAGACCTCGAGAAAAGAGGGAACAGCCATAGATGCTACTCATGGACGCAAGGTTCAGTCCTGCCTGATAATGGAAGGCGGAAGGGTAGTGCTTTCAGCTTTGACACCGGAGACACTTGTAGAGCGTTTTAAGTGTAAGGAGAAATAA
- a CDS encoding sugar ABC transporter substrate-binding protein — translation MNRYLKSVGLAVIIVLFVVVVGSFGIEKRTKKELRLAMFGGSNWDVAAQDSYEVMEDIVSLFEKENPEIDIKYETGVLKDDYSEWLSEKILSDEAPDLMFIVKSDFNKFVDLDILQELDEYIKDDSEFDEKKIYASVMETGKINGKQYGLPVEAMPYLMFVNKTLLSEEGIEVPSDDYTFEDLYKICSRVTKDTDDDGIIDRFGIYKYSWRDAAAANNASVFSEDGKTCNFTSDEIKEAITFMNSLELLNNGQTVTQEDFDEGKVAFMPLTLAEYRTYKTYPYKIKKYSDFRWDCIPMPRGSAGDNKSRIDALNIAMSSRSMNKDLAWKFMKFLSSDEKVQKKIYEKTSSASVMPSVMESNMEEAILEDEENESEWLVHSEMIGSTLKNGSAEMRFDAYEGAMSLADSEINRIISNGLETDIEGSLKNLQAEISEYLKHF, via the coding sequence ATGAATAGATATTTAAAAAGTGTGGGACTGGCTGTAATAATAGTGCTCTTTGTAGTTGTAGTAGGAAGTTTTGGTATAGAAAAGAGGACTAAAAAAGAACTTCGACTGGCGATGTTTGGAGGCAGCAACTGGGATGTTGCTGCTCAGGACAGCTATGAAGTTATGGAGGATATAGTCAGTCTTTTTGAAAAAGAAAATCCTGAAATTGATATAAAATATGAAACAGGAGTTCTTAAGGATGACTATTCTGAATGGCTTAGCGAGAAGATTTTATCAGATGAAGCTCCGGATCTCATGTTTATTGTAAAGTCTGACTTTAATAAATTTGTAGATTTGGACATACTTCAGGAACTTGATGAATATATAAAAGATGACAGTGAGTTTGATGAAAAGAAAATCTACGCATCTGTCATGGAGACCGGAAAGATCAACGGAAAACAGTACGGTCTTCCCGTTGAGGCAATGCCGTATCTGATGTTTGTGAATAAGACGCTCTTATCGGAAGAAGGCATAGAAGTACCGTCGGATGATTACACCTTTGAAGATCTCTATAAAATATGCAGCAGGGTTACAAAAGATACGGATGATGACGGGATAATAGACCGTTTCGGGATATATAAATACAGCTGGAGAGATGCGGCAGCGGCTAATAATGCCAGTGTTTTCAGTGAAGACGGAAAGACATGTAACTTTACCTCTGATGAGATAAAAGAAGCAATTACATTTATGAATTCGCTGGAGCTTTTGAATAATGGACAGACAGTTACGCAGGAGGATTTTGACGAGGGGAAGGTTGCTTTTATGCCGCTGACACTCGCAGAATACCGTACCTATAAGACTTATCCATATAAAATAAAGAAGTATTCGGATTTTCGGTGGGACTGTATTCCGATGCCTAGGGGAAGCGCGGGAGATAATAAATCAAGGATTGATGCGCTGAACATTGCAATGAGCAGCCGGAGCATGAACAAGGATCTTGCCTGGAAATTCATGAAATTTCTTTCTTCTGATGAAAAAGTACAGAAAAAAATATATGAAAAAACCTCTTCGGCATCTGTAATGCCTTCGGTAATGGAGTCGAATATGGAGGAGGCAATACTGGAAGATGAGGAAAATGAGTCAGAATGGCTGGTTCATTCTGAAATGATCGGATCTACTCTTAAGAATGGCAGCGCCGAGATGAGATTTGACGCTTATGAAGGCGCAATGTCACTCGCAGACAGTGAGATAAACAGGATAATATCCAATGGACTCGAGACAGATATAGAGGGTTCGCTTAAGAATCTGCAGGCAGAAATAAGCGAATATTTGAAGCATTTTTGA
- the rpmI gene encoding 50S ribosomal protein L35 — translation MPKMKTNRSAAKRFKVTGTGKLKRFKAYKRHILTKKSAKTKRNLRHAAMTDATNVKTMKKIMPYL, via the coding sequence ATGCCAAAGATGAAGACCAACAGGTCAGCAGCAAAACGTTTCAAGGTTACAGGAACAGGAAAACTTAAGAGATTTAAGGCTTATAAGCGTCATATCCTTACGAAGAAGTCTGCAAAGACTAAGAGAAATCTTAGACATGCAGCAATGACAGATGCAACTAACGTAAAGACAATGAAGAAAATCATGCCTTATTTATAA
- a CDS encoding CinA family protein encodes MSDNISIEEELVSKLKNCGFHLSAAESCTGGMLISGIIGVSGASDVIEESYITYSDRVKHKLLGVSEETLKKYTAVSAETADEMLTGCAERSGSECVISVTGYAGPSSGDDGTPAGTVYIGCKVLDSKEVEKYHFDGDRQSVREQASKEAVKKMIKMLDTYKHE; translated from the coding sequence ATGAGTGATAATATATCTATAGAAGAAGAGCTTGTTTCAAAGCTTAAAAATTGTGGATTCCACCTGAGCGCAGCAGAAAGCTGCACAGGTGGAATGCTTATTTCAGGAATAATAGGAGTTTCCGGTGCATCGGATGTTATAGAAGAAAGTTATATCACATATTCTGACCGGGTAAAGCACAAGCTTCTGGGTGTTAGTGAAGAAACGTTAAAGAAGTATACTGCAGTGAGTGCAGAGACCGCGGATGAAATGCTTACAGGATGCGCAGAAAGAAGCGGGTCAGAATGTGTCATATCCGTTACGGGATATGCAGGACCATCCTCAGGAGATGACGGAACACCTGCCGGTACGGTTTATATAGGATGTAAAGTTTTGGACTCTAAAGAGGTTGAAAAATACCATTTCGATGGCGACAGACAGTCAGTCAGAGAACAGGCTTCCAAAGAGGCAGTAAAAAAGATGATAAAAATGCTTGACACATATAAGCATGAGTGA
- the rplT gene encoding 50S ribosomal protein L20: protein MARIKGGLNAKKKHKRVLKLAKGYRGARSKQYRVAKQSVMRALTSSFAGRKQKKRDFRSLWITRINAAARANGLTYSQLMHGLKVAGIDINRKMLSEMAVNDAAGFTTLAELAKAKA, encoded by the coding sequence ATGGCAAGAATCAAAGGCGGTTTAAACGCAAAGAAAAAGCATAAGAGAGTTCTTAAACTCGCTAAAGGATATAGAGGAGCAAGATCAAAACAGTACAGAGTTGCAAAGCAGTCTGTAATGAGAGCTCTTACATCTTCATTTGCAGGACGTAAGCAGAAGAAGAGAGATTTCAGATCACTCTGGATCACACGTATCAATGCAGCAGCTCGTGCAAACGGACTTACATACAGCCAGCTTATGCACGGTCTTAAGGTTGCAGGTATCGACATCAACAGAAAGATGCTTTCTGAGATGGCTGTTAACGATGCAGCTGGATTTACAACACTTGCTGAGCTTGCAAAGGCTAAGGCTTGA
- the pgsA gene encoding CDP-diacylglycerol--glycerol-3-phosphate 3-phosphatidyltransferase, with product MNLPNKLTVLRVILIPFFVAILLTNCLGDASKWAALGIFIVASLTDMLDGKIARKYNLVTNFGKFMDPLADKMLVCSALICLTEMGKLPAWMTIIIVARDFVISGFRLVAAETGKVIAANYWGKFKTASQMVMICLVIADIQIPAVQIVTEAFKYIAVLLTIISLVVYLVENKDVMKDAS from the coding sequence ATGAATTTACCAAATAAGCTTACGGTTTTGAGAGTAATACTTATTCCTTTTTTTGTAGCTATCCTTTTGACGAATTGCCTTGGAGATGCTTCCAAATGGGCGGCTCTCGGTATATTTATCGTTGCGAGCCTTACGGATATGCTTGACGGAAAAATTGCAAGGAAATATAATCTTGTGACTAATTTCGGAAAGTTCATGGATCCCCTGGCTGATAAAATGCTGGTTTGTTCGGCACTTATCTGCCTCACGGAAATGGGAAAACTTCCGGCATGGATGACTATCATAATCGTAGCCAGAGATTTTGTAATAAGCGGATTTAGACTTGTAGCAGCAGAAACAGGCAAGGTGATCGCTGCCAATTACTGGGGAAAATTTAAGACAGCTTCCCAGATGGTGATGATCTGCCTGGTAATAGCTGATATTCAGATCCCGGCTGTACAGATCGTTACAGAGGCATTTAAGTATATTGCAGTCCTTCTGACTATAATATCTTTGGTAGTTTATCTGGTTGAGAATAAAGATGTAATGAAGGACGCATCATGA